The DNA segment TTATGTATAACATTTGGAAGAATTAGTCCCATAAcaaaaagttgtaattttaaaaaatTCCAACCATCGCTGTCACAAGAAGCCCCTGAAAATTCAGGGATAACACCAAGGAAGGGGAGGACAATAGATGGAAGATAGTCATCTTCCCTAGACGAAAGAAAAAAAGTCAACAAACGATGAAGGGAAGGAACAACGGAAACGAAAACAATCAGCCTCATGCACTAAAATCACAAAAGATCTAGGTAAAAATGTTCGATGCAAACTCTGGTAAGTTTCTGGAAACCAAAAATTTTAAATATAATTCTAAGTCCAATAATATGCAGTCCAAAAATTACAATAGGCCTAGTGGCcctgtaaataaattaaatacCATCCCCACTCCCTAGTATCCCAACACATGAGGCCCCAGCCCAAGTACATCGCCAAATGCAAGACGGGAATTGGTCCTGATGGAGTTGACACCAAAAATCCAACTGAGCCCGTTAATGATGCCTACAAGGAAGCCCCTATCAATAGCCTAACCTCAGGCGCATACACTACTAAAATTGTGGCCTTGGGCCACCAAGCCAATACCAAATCAATTGGGGTCCATACCCAATCGGAAGCACCCAGCCCAAATAATTACCCTTACCTAAATACCTATGTGTCCCCTACTCCTCTCCTAGCAGAGTACTCTAATGGGGAAAACTCACCACACTCCATGAACACTCAAGTGCCTCACTTGAGAACCCACCCAATCTCAGGTGAAATGACACCTTCCGTCTACTCAAACAGATACCACATTAATTTTGAATCCATTTCTCCAGGTGTATTACCCGATGACCTTTCTACTGACCTAGATTTGACATCAAACTACGCCATTATGAGTCAGCTCATTAACATAACCCCCACCATTACCCAAAGAAGTAAACAAAAAagcataaaaatggaaaaaaaccAGCTGCCACCCACCATTTTGATGTCGATTCCACTGCCACCGAACCACTCACCGACATCATGGCTGGAAGTGGTGCTTCAAGGACAAGGACTAGCCTACAATTTTACCCTGGAAAATCAACCAGTAACCCTAATTGTCCAAAACCCTGCACATCTGGCGAGGGTAACGGTGGAAGTCCTCAATAGGGCCTTGGCAGCCTTTGGCCCATGCCTATGGCAGGCGATGACAAGCAATGGTAACATGAAACCCAATCTGGACCCACTAATGCTCAACAATCTAATCTCCCAAGCGTTCCAATCAATCCCCTTCTTCCTAGGACCGAGAATGGAGGACCCAACAACGTCTCTAGTATTTGTGAGAGTCGAGCCCCAAACCTATCAAAATCCATCTCCTTCTGCTCCAGTAGAGAAGAACCAGTCACCACCGTTGGGAAACATCACAAGGGAAATCAACAAATCCCTAGACCTCCTGAAAAGCCCTCCGGAAATGGAAGGAACAACTTACGACCCCTTATGAATTGACTCTCTCCTATTGGACTCAGTCAGAACAATTGAGTTCAGTGTAGAGAGCGGCGAAGTGCTTGTGCTGCTATGTCCTAGAGCCATGACCAAGTATGGTCTGAGCCTAGTCTCTCACCACACCCAGGGTGTGACCGAACCACTCCTCAATTTGACCCTAGTCCTAAGCATGAAGAAAATGAACCCAAAGAGACTAACAAGGTTTCCTCAGGGAATGAAGAAGCCTTACAGAAACCAGTCCCCCAACCGCTAACCACCCCTGATGAACTACATCATATGGAATGTTAGGAGTGGAAATAGTGTGGGGTTCAGAAGACACTGCATCGACATGGTTCAGCTTCACAAGCCAGCTCTGCTGGTTTTATTAGAAACCAAGATGGCTGATCATAAAAAACTAACGGAGGAGCTACATTATGATATACTTATCCAGTCTCCGGCAGTTGGCTTGTCTGGTGGGATAGTAATGATATGGAAAGAAGACTGTGTCACTGTAGATGAGGTGTCCACTACCCCTCAGGGCATCCATGCCATGGTAAAGGTACTCCCATCTCACACCACTTGGTTATTTCAGCTATTTATACTAGCAACATTTTAGCTGATAGGAAATTGTTATGGGAAAGTCTGGTTACTATCTCTAAAAGCAATATTGAGAACTGGTTTGTAGGTGGAGACTTCAATGAAGTCTTAAAAGCTAGGGATAAATTTGGGGGTAACCCCATTAACTCAAGTCGTAGTAATCTATTTTGGAACTACCTTAATGAATGCAAACTAGTTGACTTAGGTTACAAAGGCAGTAAATTTACTTGGACTAACAAAAGATACAAAATTAGGAGTAGTTTATAGATAGGTGCTTTGCTAACGATTGCTGGATTTTCTAGTCCCCAGAGGCTACTATTAATCATCTCCCTAGGACCCACTCAGATCACTGCCCTGTTCAAATAATGCTAAAGGGGTACTCCTTCAATAATTCCAACAGACCTTTCAGATTTGAATCAATATGGACTTGCCACCCCTCCTTCCATTGTATCATTAATGAGTTCTTTACTAATAACTCCCCCAATCCAATCAACTGAAACATTTCAAAGAATTGTGACCCAATGGAGCATGCACACATTTGGCAACATCTTCCACAAAAAGAGAAGGATCCTAGCCAAAATTTCTAGAATCcaaaatttaccaaattaccatttCAGCAATTACCTACTAAACTTAGAAAGTAACCTGACCAGAGAGCTTGACTCCATCCTCAAGAATAAAGAAGACTTCTAGAAACTCAAGTCAAGAGTTAATTGGCTAACTGAAGGTGATGCTAACACTAGATTCTTCCATACCTCCACTCTTAATAGGAGAAGAAGAAACATGATCATATCCTTCAAAGAGGAAAGTGGAAACTGGCTCTATGACCAAGGCGACATTAAGGCCTCTATAATACACTTCTTCAAGCGCCTCTTCACTTCCTCACACACTCAAGATCCCATTTCCACTACCAGTCATATGGACATGACCAATATCCTATCAGACTGTCAAAGAGACAGCTTGGATAGGTCCCTTGAGGTTAGTGAAATCAAAATGGTCATCTTCTCCTttaaacctttcaaggcaccaaGCCCGAATGTGCTCCACCTTTATTTTACCAAAGGTACTGGAGCATTGTGGGGAACTCAATAATTGATTTATGCAAACAATGCCTCAACACTCACTCCAAGGATGAGACCATGAATCAAACTCTCCTTTGTCTCATTCCCAAGTGTCCCCAAGCCACCATGCTCAAAAACTTCAGACCAATAGGGCTTTGTAACACCATCTACAAGACCTTCACTAAGATCATTGTCAATAGGATCAAGCCCTTTTTATATGCTGTAATTGGCCCTAGCCAGACTAGTTTCCTATCAAATAGAAGATCATATGATAATGCAATCATTGTTTAAGAATATATACTCATTTGGGGAAATGAAAGGAGCCAGGCTCATATGATTCTCAAAATTGACTTAGACAAGGCTTTTGACAGGCTGGAGTGGTCCTTTATTATGGACATATTGCATGCCTTCAACTTCCCTCCTGGGCTAACTAAGTTAATCTTTTCCTGCATTAGCTCATCTAACATCTCCATCCTAGTGAATAGGGGCAAAATATATACCTTCAAGCCCTATAGAGGCATTAGACAAGAGGACCCAATCTCCCCTTACCTGTTCATTCTGTGTATGGAAAGGCTCTCCAGGTCAATTGATAAAGTTGTCCAGGACAAAGAATGTGATGGGTTTTTACTTaaccttatgttttgatgatctaacaaacttgtcgtgaagaaccagatagagaaacTGCTCCACAGGATACACATCTCATATGAACTGGTCGAAGCCTGAACATTAGCAAATGGATGAATGACCACatggaggaacacaacagggacctgatgacctagtcccttagggttctccgacaaAAGCACAAGTCAGTAATTGTACGCAATcaatataaagaggaacacaatagggacctgctcccttagggttctctgaccaAAGTACAAGTCAAGTGCACAGCCAGAATGCAGCAGCAGAAAGTGACCATCTGGcgaacacaactaggacctggtcctAGTGTATGTCCAGACAGAAGTATTGGGACCTGGTCCGTTGGTATGTCCTGACATAAAGCACAAAGtccagctggaacgcaactgccTAGAAGTGGTTGTGCAGACAGTACAACAGTCACTTCTCACTGAGAAGAAGTACACaaagagttgacatcactatctattgtgatatcttttgtgataaaacaacttggtgcaagacacaccatcacttgtgcattcagtgatattctatCAAGAAGAAGAATCATCGATCCGGCATTGAAATCACTGGTGTGTCAataacaagaagacaactccactaaggatcagtttctaaacGAAGTCTTATGtatatccatagttgagttgtaatcttgttaattgttctacattgtaattcctagtttgctttcttagaagcgttgttttaggaacaaacaaaattcgtaaactttaaagtttatgttgtgactagaaatagtcataagttaaatcctctgtaactaggagagttagagagtggcttgtggtggttgcatcacaagttagtttaaagtctttgcaatagggtttttgcaaagtggcttgtaataggtagattacaagttagttgagttaaaagcctataagagtaggtcgtggttttttgatctacatgtgtgggatttttccacgtagaaaaatctcttgccttctttacTTTCAGCCTTTACAACATTCTACGTATCAGTCTCATAcgggaccaggtactctatagtttggtggactcatataagctatcaattggtatcagagtgggttcctcctatcaggctaacacctaggaaggattcTAAATGGCTGCTCCACAAAGCTTtgaagaaggacaatcaacctatagacctcccatattcaatggtcaatactatGGATGGTGGAAGACTTGGATGCATGATTTCATAATAGCTGAAGATTCAAAAGTGtgggacatcatttgtgatggtccacatgttcccaTGAAGAAACTTGAAGAAACATGACCATTGGTGCCCAAAGGGAGAAGAGAGTACAGCGACATAATAGAAAAGatgtagaaaagaactatcgtgccaagaaaagcttgatgtgtggcataggacctgatgagtacaacaaAGTATCAGCCTCTGATACTGCCAAAAAAATATGGGAAGCCTTACAAACTACACACCAAGGAACCACTCAAGTCAAACAATACAAGATCGACATGCTCACCGCTGAATACGAGCACTTCAGGATGAAGGGTGATGAGTCCATACAAGATATGCACAtcagattcacctccatcataaatgagcttcactcacttggagatgtcattcccagaaacaagcttgtaaggaaaattctCAATGTTCTACCTGGGTCTTGGGAAAGTAAGCTAAATGCCATCACAGAACCTAAAGATCTATAGAGTCTgaccatggatgagttgattggtaatctgaaaatatacgagatgaaaagaaagaaagacagtgaaagaagagagcctaagaaggaaaagaacctggtgctTAAGGCTGAAAGGAGTGATTCAAGTGATGAAGAGAGTGACATGGCAtatcttactaagagatttcaaaaaatgGTTCGAAGAAATAGTGGCATACCAAAGTGGGACAGTTCAAGCAAAACAAGGAACAACGATCTCTGTCACAGATATGGAAAGCcaaggcatttcatcaaagactgccctCTCGCGAAACAGGAGCAGTACAAGCAAAATCCTGACAAAGCTGGAAAAAGGAACCTGATTCCAGAGAAAAGATTCAATCAAAAAAGTGTTGCAGACAATATCGTTAAGCAgctcttgctgcttggggagactcctcaAGTGAATCCAAAAGGGAATCAGATGCAGaaaatagttccatgatggcagtggaaactgaagcaatGAAGTACGATTCACTGTTCGTGCTGATGGCTCAGTCAGATGATGActatgaagaagatgaagacgatgaggtaaacttcagggatgttcagagaaatatgAAATCCTATTCCTCTAAGAAACTAAGGTCTTTATCAAATGTCCTAATTGACGCTTATTATAGTGTTGTAAATGATAAGGAGATCTTGACTGTAGAACTATGGGAGgccgaacaatctagagatgatctagtgGTCTGTGTAGTTGACTTAAATGAAACCATAACTAATCTTGAACTAGAGAAGGAGGCCCTAAATGAAAAAAGAACCAGTGTGGAGAATGAGAGAAACGATTTGATGGTAGTAGTAGTTGATCaaaaagaaacaatagaaggttTTAGCAATGAGAAACATTCcttagaagaaagaattgcctccacTGAAGAGGAAAGAGATGACCTTCTAGTGATATGCGCtgatctagaggaaaccattgagggacataatagagaacataggaatataagtcttgggaaagggaaggaagtagccAGTGAGTCGCACATCTTGCTGGAAAAAGAGTTAACTGCTGTAAAAACTAGTCTTTGCAGTGAACTCGAGAGGAATCAACAACTCCAATTTGAgttggagaaagtaagaaatgatcttgagaaatccTTGAAGTGGACTTGGTCCTCAAATGTTGTTACTACTATATATCTAAACAATAGTGGGAACAAGCATGGCATCGGGTtctaaagggagaaaactccttacaatcCACACAACAAGTATGTCATCgtacctgataactggctatgtacccactgtggaaacaatgggcattttaaagaaaattgtcagGCCAGGGTTCAGTCTGCTCAGAAGAACAAAGCGTTTACTGAGAGAGAGACTAATAGCAAAGGACCAGGTACCACTTGCAAAAAGCGTATGTTGCCTGTATATACTAGGAAAGCCCTTATTAATCCTTTTTATAGTAACaaaggacccaaactagtttgggttcctaaatctaacccgtGATTTGCATGAGCAGGGAACAGTGAGAGGAAGCGGGCTGCTATGGATCATGGACAATGGATACGTAAAGCATGCAGCTAAAAACAACATGAATCTCTTCTCATTGACAGCCCTGCAAGAAGGGAATGTATCCTTAAGAAGGAAGTAAAGGGTACATTCTCAAGTGAATGAAAAGGTAGATAAGTTCTTTTGGCACTCAAGTGGGAATGTGCGCTATGTGAATGGCCTAAAGAGTGCAGTCACCAATCTGATAACTCGCCAAGTGGTCTCAGctgacaaaggaaacaagaacatcCACTCCAACTAAGTGTGAATTCCCACAAGCTGGTGGTATGAGATAAGTAAAGTCACAACCTTGGCACGAAGGATTGGTATATGCAAACCTCTCACCTTCGAATAAATTAACTTAGCAGGACCTGGCCTATGGTTTGTCAGCTCAAGTGTCCCCAGACATGAGTTCACAAAAGGAATAAGGAGGGGGAGAAAGGATCAAGCACAATTTCCCAACAATCAAGGACTTCACAGTAAAGTGAACTGAAAGAAAGAACTGAACAGACAAGAATACCATGTCCTCGACAATAGGAAGGATTAGCCAGGAAAGCTCAATGAAAAGAGATGAGCAAAGGAATTCCTCAGGAATAAAATCCACGAAACAAGGCCAGAATGTCTCCAACAAAGGGCACACTGAATGATAGGGGGTGCTCATGGGGTCTACAACAAGACACTTCCTCTTGCCAAGAAAGAAATGATGACAAAATGAGTAAGATGAAGGGGACTAGTGAAATGCAATGCAACATCATTCTCCATGCCTTACAAAGAACCTGGTACGTCACTCCTTACCACTGAAGCTGAGAGAGGATCAAGGATGCAGCTCATGGCATGGCACAAGTAGCATAACACAAAGTGTGGGAAATCAAATTAATCTCCACATCTCCCTCTTTAATCAAAGTCAATCATTCTTTTATTCTAAGAGTTAGATAAACatgttttctttctctcttcGCTCCTGAATAGAATCCAAAGTGCAAGTCCGTAAGAATCCTACTTGTAGGGTGTCCACAACGGAGTTGAAATGCCTTAGAGGAACTCAGGACCTGGTCTTGTGTTACccctcaggtgacagttttaTTAATCTTGTTGGGGTATGAAAATGTTATCTATGCAGGTTTTTCTATGGAAAAGGAAAACACTTTTGGAATGGTTCTCTTATCATGATACATCCCTCATCCCTTGGGAAACAATGAAGATGAACTCAAATGGCTTCATCAACAATTGAAGAAGGtcttcaaatcaaaaaaaaggaagaagatcaAGCATATTGAAGAAACATAAGACACAATTCCAAAAATCTGCATCAAAGCCTCGAGTAGAGAACTCTGGATCAATCAAAAGTGAATATGGAGTTACAAGGGCCAAATAAAGAACCTGATCCTCCATCAGTTGGCTACGTAAGACAACACCAGGTAAAGACAGCTGAAGTGTTTTCTGACCAAGCCTAGCTCACatcaata comes from the Nicotiana sylvestris chromosome 4, ASM39365v2, whole genome shotgun sequence genome and includes:
- the LOC138890609 gene encoding uncharacterized protein: MTIGAQREKRVQRHNRKDVEKNYRAKKSLMCGIGPDEYNKVSASDTAKKIWEALQTTHQGTTQVKQYKIDMLTAEYEHFRMKGDESIQDMHIRFTSIINELHSLGDVIPRNKLVRKILNVLPGSWESKLNAITEPKDL
- the LOC138890610 gene encoding MAR-binding filament-like protein 1; this translates as MAVETEAMKYDSLFVLMAQSDDDYEEDEDDEVNFRDVQRNMKSYSSKKLRSLSNVLIDAYYSVVNDKEILTVELWEAEQSRDDLVVCVVDLNETITNLELEKEALNEKRTSVENERNDLMVVVVDQKETIEGFSNEKHSLEERIASTEEERDDLLVICADLEETIEGHNREHRNISLGKGKEVASESHILLEKELTAVKTSLCSELERNQQLQFELEKVRNDLEKSLKWTWSSNVVTTIYLNNSGNKHGIGF